atcctgactttttattttatttagcaacattgttaatatttaaatactcCAAACATCTACatggttaaaaataatataaatctcGGAGACGAAGACTGGATAATTGAAAGATCAAACGAACTTACCTGAAGTGAAGTTCGATCACAATTATCCTGTCTTCGTCGAAGAGATTTAAGGTCCCTCCCTTCCCATTATATAGTTCCCTTTACAGTACAATGTTGCTGGATCCTCTAAAAAGAATGAGGCTGCCGGCAGGGGGAGCCGCGGGGCGGGGCGCTCCGGTGTGACGAAACTTTTAGTTTCGGAGTTATACACTAGAGGGCGCTAAATACTACGTGCGATATTTGTGTGCAGCAGCAGAGCTACTACatggttaaaaataatataaatctcTTCAACGAAGACAGGATAATTGTGATCGAACTTCACTTCAGGTAAGTTCGTTTGATCTTTCAATCTCAGTGGCCCATTCGTTAACCACTCTAGCTCAAACAGAAGCAAATGGAGGTCAAAACTCACCATAAACCTTCTCACTGCTCTGCAGCTGCGCGAGGTGCCTCCCAACATTCTGCTCCGCCCGCAGCACCTGCTGCTTGAAGGCGGCTGCGTCGCGCACGCGGGCGATGCAGCCGTCGCAGATCAGCCGGCTGCCGCTGCTCGGGCCACAGCCTTCGAGGGGGGATATCTGTGGACATGATactataaaaattaaactgtaCAATGCACAAGCAGAGCTGGACAGAAGGCAGGGCAGTTATTGAGGATGGGGTGGTGTGTAGCGCTTTAGTGAAAGCCCTCTGTACTACCAGGGTATAATAGGACAGCAACAAATAAGATGCAGTGATTAATAGCCCTGAATTCTGTGGAGAGGGTTTAAAGTTTAATGCCCAGCttagacataataatattctgtggcatcatcataataataatattctgtCTAGCTGTGATGCAATAAATCCCCCGTGTCTCTCCCACAAGGCAGTGGAGTAGTAAATACAGACCTGATGGAGTGTGTGGTACTAGAAATAGATGCTTTTGTTGGAAAGTTCAGGAGTATACTATTAAATTGTTTGGGATTTCATTACCGAATAATGAGAGCGAACGGTGATACGAGAGTGAGAGTGAGATATGAGCAGCTAAAGATAACGCGCCAAACCAACTATCGCTTTTAAGGTCTATGAAATCATTGTAATGCAACCTGTGCCTCTAGTAttcctttgttttatttattttcttcagTCAGTGCTAGTGTTTACGTTTATAGGCTGGTACTTACAGTGATGTTGAAGGTCTCCAACAGCATATCGGCATAGACTTCCTTCTTTCCTGACCAGAAGTATTCCGTAGAAATATCCTTGTAGCAACCTTCGAACAGGCAGCAGCGGCAAATGTTCTTCGGTTGCAACATTGTCACTGTCCTGTTTCGTCGGCTAGATAGTTAATTTACGTCTCCCGTACAGttttcattgataaaaatgcaCAAAAGCTTGAATTTTTTGAGAAGACCGAGCGAAATTTTAATTCTTGACCATAGAGCAcatattttgacagatgtattttttaaaagttcaCAGATAAAACAAtagacttttaaaaatatactcagAATAACGACTTTATGGCAATGCTTCTACAAAAGAAACACAACGAAAAGCCAAACTTTCAATTCTTGGCAGTAAAATGATAGAAATATAACACGTTTCATGTTAATTTCGGCAGGGAATCGAACCCGTGACAATAGACATAACAAACTACAATATTAAAAGCAATGATTTAATTTCTGCACGCGTTTCTCGAACTTCATTGCTGGCGCGGACTCTACGTAGCTATATCGACCAACAAAGGAGAATCGGCGTCAAGTGAGGGAAATATTATCGACAAAATGGTActagtacttaaataaaacaaaggaaCATTGGTTTCAGGTATTTAATTAGAATTCATAATGTGAGTCCTTTTGAGATGTCGCCGCAAAGAGTCTTTAGACGCGAACAGATTGTTACACAGATTACACGAGAAATTCTTCTCCCCCGTGTGAGTTACTCTGTGTCGCGCCACATCGGACTTTGTGTAAAATCTCATGTGACAAACATCGCACTCACGATTCTTCTCTTTCATGTGCACGTTTTTCACATGGTTATTGCACAGGCTTTTCGTTATGTACACTTTTGGACACACAGGACACTTGTGCTCTGGCCGCGCCATACCGTGTTTTTCTACCAAATGTTGCACTTTAAAGTTCTCTTGGAAAAATCTTTCTTGGCAAAAAGGGCAAGGAAATCTTAACTTTCTTTCCAATTTGACATTATGCACATGGACATCGTGGTCTTTCTTCTCACTCCGACTGCCAAATTCTAAATTACACTCATTACACTTCAACGGCTTATGCGACCGAGTTTTGTGTAGATTCAAAAACACCAAATTTGAGAATCCAGCGCCGCAAATATGGCACACCTGTTTCTGGTAATGTTTATTCATGTGTATATTCAACAACCTAAACAGCGTAAACTTTTCCGAACACAACTGGCACTGCAAATCTTCAGACTCTAATTTAAATGGCACTAACAAATCCTCTGTGCTCAACCCGAACTCAACTCCATGGCTCTCCACTAGATGTCGCtttaacgtatttaaatctgtCATCGGTTTCGAACATATTTTGCACTGCAAGGAGGATACCTCAACCTTGACCAACCTATTTTGTTGCaggattatttttttctctatggtttTGAGCGTGTGTGCGGCCTGCGTGTGTTCTCGCAAGGAGGTCATGTTTGAAAAAGGTTCTTTGCAGCAGAAGCATCGGTATCGGCTCTTGTTCCACTGGAACACGCACACGGTAGAGTTAGCGAGGAGGGTCAGCGTGTTGGCGCGTAGCAGTGGTCCGTTCCCGCGCCGCTCCGCTATTTTCATCCAGTCTGTAGTCTTTGAGTTCAGGcctataacaaaaaaaagtttaacaCAGTATAACAAGGGTGTTGAGGTTGAGTAATTTTATGAGcgtttatgtaggtaggcgAACCTTAGATTTTAGACAGAAGTATGAACCAATTTCTATTTTGCATTTCTTTTATCATCAATGTATTTCTtataatttgattaaaaaacCGTAATCAATCTACAagagaaatcaataaaaaattaaaaacacgattataaaaatgtaaaaagaTATGCCCCGGGTGAGGATCGAACTCCCGACCTTAAGATTATGAGACTTACGCGCTGCCTACTGCGCCACCGAGGCAGATGATGTAACCGGCGAATATAACTATCAGATTCTACACAATGAATCGActggaaaaaaaattaaaagcgTTATCATTTTAGTATCGTCCTAACCTTGAAAACGGTCAAGGTTTTCCTGGTTGATAAGTTGCAAAAACTATTCATTGATTTGATGGTTGTATATACTATAAAGCCTATGCGAAGGTTATAAGATCTAGATTacctttataaattatttctgGATTtagaatacataattataacattcaTCAACTTTCCATGGTTCATACAAAAACACTCTTTCTAACCAAATCACATACGACTAAAGTCCATACTTTATAAACACGGTTTGATCTTTAAATAGTATCGATAATCGGTTTGTGGTGCAGGAAGggttattaaaaaaagttaggtaggttaggtgtAGGTATAGTATGGCCATTGAGAGAATGCGTTTTTGACGAAATCCAAcagatatttgatgactgatatatgtatatgatCGAAGGATGACTGCAAaagaaaaccaactttacttaccagacataagcaAACGTCCAAAACACATTCTATCAACGGCCGAAGTATAAGAACCACCCATACTTACCATCATCACCACTACCCAACAGCACAGTCTTGGTCCAGCACGCGTCCCGCCGCCGCTTCCTCCCccgcggggcgcggggaggGGACGGGGTgaggggggcgcgggcgcgggacGAGGCGAGCTCCTGCTTTATGTTGGCTAGGTATTCtggaatagggaatatgcataaatttttttaatacttttattggatagttttacttcactttattatagtaaaaaaaatttcaacgccaaaataagtaaattaaggtattttaaagaaagttaaaaaattacaaccatcacgaccactttgaaattcccgtcaggatggcgggctggtgtgacgtcataatcttttaatttcacggctcagaataatgagtcccgtcagtcggcatagattttttacctaatcaagtatatataatacttttgtattttcaacaaaccaatgttgtgatggtaacaaacgaaaaaggaagtgtataaagtgtgatccgTGGCTGTTtcgtaatggtaataaagtgtgaccagcggctgttttgtaatgggagctcgtaaatagctactactagctcttttgaaatgggagcgcgcaaaccagaggacctttgtacacaatattacgctattatggcaatatgaatataaagtaatatttgtattgtatgtaagtacttactgtaactttggttctcagtaagagaggctagggttagtgggtcattctattctattatctgtgggggtgtaagaacctgcacctggctctcttgaatggaaccattgtgcatatctcaaaggtctaaacccccttcctaagcttggaccatttcccaccacgctggtccactgcgcatatctaaatgtgcttaatctaaatattgaggtttcctcacgatgttttctttcacatgctacatgattatccccgaatttaattctacaaaaataataacgtataacataattatcttttatttataataaaaactattcCGCGGCTGGtcacagtttactcgttcatactgcgtaataaatttaatgtgtccagttcttctgattacgagaattcttccataacttaatttagaaaaaaattacaacttttgaaatatactaacgactgccattataacctaaaagtagaaagagcaacttgtgtcttCTTCATGTCATaattacttacaatacaaatttaattttattgtgttgcaatatggagcatatttgagtggctcgttgactagcgaatggctgtttacgcctcattacaatagaacaactagtggcagcccatacactaccaacaaaaaatataaaaagtcctaaactttgcaaacaaacaagcatatcaaacaagaagtggagatgttataggaggctaggatctattggaagaatttttatgtgatccatcgtatctgatcacaacgagcatcacaaccactcggtgacattaacatttctttgtttacacttgacatttatttaacttccgccgtaaacgcaaagaagttattattctgagattgatatataaagaattttgacgtcacatccgccctaagaaaatgggtgacgtttctctgaagttagaatttaccgaagttttttaggggaactatatttcttgccagcaaagtttatttttgtcatcaacttgtatcagcaaattaatagatcaaccgcaacaatatatttttgtcctcaaataaataaaaagtgtcctctggtatgaatcagcaaataatatcaatacaaaaatctaaaataatagatggattgccaaaaaatttgagttcattacataaataaaaactttgtatgcagaatattatttttgctcctcaaataataactgcgcccgcagaatagtagatttgccagcaaatatattgactctaggtcgcatgttgcgatttctttttaattcatattttatcagcattgcagtagttacattatgattggtccagttattaaaacattataattcgttagcaatttaatacatgagtttacaaattagcggaggcggtgctatggagagagctatgcttggagtttctctgatggatcgtatcagaaatgagattatccgtcagaggaccaaggttaccgacatacttagctgtcaaaatatgcaagctgaagaggcagtgggctggtcatatctgccgaagaaccgataaccgttggggtagacgagttctcgagtcgagaccacgaacaggcaaacggagcgtgggacgccctcctgcccgctggactgacgatcttaggcggatagccggtagtggttggatgaggaaggcagaggaccgaatgttgtggcactccttgggagcgGATCTATCTCcaccagtggatgattattggctgatgatgatgatgatgaaaagaggaagtttaagttttaattacaataagattgcttttgattagaagaagattaaggtttaagttataattagaagaaggttgtttatgttatttttagttaagaatattgatgatttaaacttaattttttgtttcatttaaatattaaacataacatcgagttatgtggacatacctattaaaatatatacataaatgttaacttgccacttgatcataaatcccggcaattttaagtgattaattgttgaattgatttaaaattgtttgggggcaaaaatttgctggcaaatctactattttgccttcaaacctattatttagcaaATTCAAAACGGATTTAATTGGCGATCGTTTAAATGACACCCGTTTTTTAGTACTTTTCAatttcatttacttgctcaaaaataaattataatcaaaaatattgatggaggcgtggttatgaaataacaaagtttattttaaataatatttgacctttatttgaacctcttgcatattccctattggaGGTGAATTGAGTTTTAGTAAAAGATAGATATTCTAttacgacgaccgaatggcgtagtggttagtgacccttactactgagccgatggttccgggttcgatttcggctggggcagatatttgtttaaacacagatattttttctcgggtcttggatgtgcccgtaaaatggcaataggcccgccccctattacattgggactaacataacactctggcgaaaagtgggtgcagcaatgcacctctgcctaccccgcaagggagtacattagtacaaggcgtaagtgcgtgtttttttgtgtgtgtttttttttagatattcatttattaaaatatagaagtacttcaatatttaatTCACCTTCAGAATACACAAGAATTGAAAAGCATCTCCTTACTTCTAAATCggtaaaaaaaacagataCAGAACAATAGAAGTAGATAGGAAGCAAAATGTAATTGTATGTGATTTggttagttattttatatactAAATTTAGGCCGTTTCTGTGCCTGCATCACAGtgattttttacatttttccaattgtattttttgcatACAAATTGAATACTCTTAGAGGCAGTGAGCTGTACCATAATTTCAAGTTTCTTTAAGCCATTTgacataagtaatttatttattgctcaccatcatcatcatcatcaggctCAATAATCTCCACATCCTGGAAGTGGTACTGGTCATCATCAGGCACCTCTGTCTTCACCGGAGGAGGTTCTGGTGCCACAGCCACTGCCGTTGCGTAGTCTGGATCTGATGGACAAAGACAATTTGGTTTTATAAGTGTAggaaaattacttacttatggatgcaataaaatattgagtattgactTACTTCtgttaagctgcgtacagaccagCCAAACAAACGCCAATGAACGGGTTTTGGAGACCTTCATTggtctgccctgtattatgtatgataaatatccattgtTGGGccttcgttgggcgttcgttagGCCgatctgtacgcagctttacttTTAATACCTATTCCAGAGAAATTTTGGATTTTCAAAATGATGATAATATACCAAcatgataaatatttatttcaaaggGTAAATCTTGgacttaataataatgtatgacTTAATATATGCCCATCCTACAAATAAAACTGTAGTCTCACAGTCAGTGCCAGTAAGTTTGGGaagtttgttactctttctaCAAGTAGTATAGTATGGATTTAGATGAAACTCTACAGTAATGTGGTTTATGCATCagaataatacataatatggcAACTTCAATTCcagtattacaaaaaaaaggtttttaaaGTGAATCTGAGCAAGCATTTCACtgtaatccttactaatattataaatgcgaaagtaaccgtgtctgtctgtctgttactctttcacaccaaaactactgaacggatttgaatgaaatttggtatacatacggtgtagatcctgggaaaaaacataggctactttttatcccggaatgcccacgggaaaactatttagggcgaagtgaagcgcgcgggaacagctagtagaatATATTACCAGTAATCTTTATACACTTCTTCTCGGCCAACCGCCAGTACTGACTGAAGTTCCTCTGGCTCGCCAGCACCCTCCTCTTGAAGGAGCGCGCCGCCCGCAGGGCCGCCACACACTCACTGCAGATGTGGGGGACCTCCGCGGTGCCCGTGTTCTCTTTggttatctgaaataaatgttcAACATAAGGTTTTGTTTTCaattgtttctttttcttgtaattgattgatttataaacCTGCTGATTTCACACAAATTATAGTTTTTTCTATCTATACCAATATTAG
The Plutella xylostella chromosome 24, ilPluXylo3.1, whole genome shotgun sequence DNA segment above includes these coding regions:
- the LOC105398716 gene encoding uncharacterized protein LOC105398716, which produces MLQPKNICRCCLFEGCYKDISTEYFWSGKKEVYADMLLETFNITISPLEGCGPSSGSRLICDGCIARVRDAAAFKQQVLRAEQNVGRHLAQLQSSEKVYETLIDLKQEKLHYESLDEDDLDIGPAYEDSYTHNERCSDGLNVSDLDLKDEIDSDAMDNYNKEEGGWIRKVVDRNLFLGTGLCPTMDISD
- the LOC105398717 gene encoding zinc finger protein 33B, with the translated sequence METPSTSAHTSRAAAICVFCLQVGCDRNILTEYLDSGQSEVYADMLRDTFNIEITKENTGTAEVPHICSECVAALRAARSFKRRVLASQRNFSQYWRLAEKKCIKITDPDYATAVAVAPEPPPVKTEVPDDDQYHFQDVEIIEPDDDDDEYLANIKQELASSRARAPLTPSPPRAPRGRKRRRDACWTKTVLLGSGDDGLNSKTTDWMKIAERRGNGPLLRANTLTLLANSTVCVFQWNKSRYRCFCCKEPFSNMTSLREHTQAAHTLKTIEKKIILQQNRLVKVEVSSLQCKICSKPMTDLNTLKRHLVESHGVEFGLSTEDLLVPFKLESEDLQCQLCSEKFTLFRLLNIHMNKHYQKQVCHICGAGFSNLVFLNLHKTRSHKPLKCNECNLEFGSRSEKKDHDVHVHNVKLERKLRFPCPFCQERFFQENFKVQHLVEKHGMARPEHKCPVCPKVYITKSLCNNHVKNVHMKEKNRECDVCHMRFYTKSDVARHRVTHTGEKNFSCNLCNNLFASKDSLRRHLKRTHIMNSN